The Methanocella arvoryzae MRE50 genome includes a region encoding these proteins:
- a CDS encoding hydroxymethylglutaryl-CoA synthase: MKLGISAYGAYVPQYRIKVEEIAKVWGDDADDYRNGLMVSEKSVPDVDEDTATIAVEAARNAIARGADPKKIGAIYVGSESHPYAVKPTATIVAAAIGAPNRMTAADFEFACKAGTAAIQTSMGVVASGLAETALAIGADTSQGAPGDALEYTAAAGGAAFVISKNDHIAVINHTCSFTSDTPDFWRREGADYPRHGGRFTGDPGYFKHVLSASRMMLECQGTKPSDYNYAVFHQPNGKFPTRAALTLGFKKEQLSPGLTCPMMGNTYSGASMVGLSAVLDIAKPGERIFVTSFGSGAGSDSFDITVTDRITEVQDLAPKTWDYIKKAKYLDYASYARHKGKINTDN, translated from the coding sequence ATGAAGCTCGGAATTAGTGCATATGGAGCGTACGTCCCCCAGTACCGCATCAAGGTAGAGGAGATCGCCAAAGTGTGGGGCGACGACGCGGACGACTACAGGAACGGCTTAATGGTTTCTGAAAAGTCGGTGCCGGACGTCGACGAGGACACGGCGACGATCGCCGTGGAAGCAGCGAGGAACGCCATCGCCAGAGGTGCAGACCCGAAGAAGATCGGCGCCATCTACGTAGGATCGGAAAGTCACCCGTACGCGGTCAAGCCGACAGCCACTATCGTGGCGGCTGCCATAGGAGCACCGAACCGGATGACGGCGGCCGACTTCGAGTTCGCCTGCAAGGCAGGCACCGCGGCCATCCAGACTTCCATGGGTGTAGTGGCCTCCGGCCTGGCCGAGACCGCCCTCGCCATCGGTGCAGACACTTCCCAGGGCGCCCCCGGGGACGCGCTGGAATACACTGCAGCCGCAGGCGGCGCAGCGTTCGTCATCAGCAAGAATGACCACATCGCAGTCATCAACCACACCTGCTCGTTCACCTCCGACACCCCGGACTTCTGGAGAAGGGAAGGCGCAGACTACCCGAGGCACGGCGGCAGGTTCACCGGAGACCCCGGCTACTTCAAGCACGTCCTCTCGGCTTCGAGGATGATGCTGGAATGCCAGGGCACCAAACCCTCTGACTATAACTATGCAGTGTTCCACCAGCCGAACGGCAAGTTCCCCACGAGGGCAGCCCTGACTCTCGGCTTCAAGAAAGAGCAGCTAAGCCCCGGCCTGACCTGCCCGATGATGGGCAACACCTACTCCGGCGCCAGCATGGTAGGCTTATCCGCAGTGCTGGACATCGCTAAGCCCGGCGAGAGGATCTTCGTCACCTCGTTCGGCTCGGGCGCAGGCAGCGACTCGTTCGACATCACGGTCACAGACCGGATCACTGAGGTGCAGGACCTGGCTCCCAAGACCTGGGACTACATTAAGAAGGCAAAGTACCTTGACTACGCGTCTTACGCCAGGCACAAGGGCAAGATCAATACTGACAACTAA
- a CDS encoding thiolase domain-containing protein: MRDVAIIGVGCTKFGEMWDRSFRDIFVEAGAQAIEDANLSGEEIEAMYVGNMSGGQFVQQEHIGSLIADYAGLARDFNIPATRVEAACASGGLALRNAVIAVASGYHDVVVAAGVEKMTDVETGVTVDALASAADREWEGFMGATFPALYAMIARLHMHKYGTTRKQLAEVAVKNHRNAVHNPRAQFRNEITVDTVLNASMVADPFTLFDCSPITDGAAAVIVAPVEIAKKYTDSPIYVLGAGQATDTISLHNRKDFCTFGATVAAGKRAYEQAGVGPEDIDLVEVHDCFTIAELLAIEDLGFFKKGEGGPATERGDTAIGGKIAVNASGGLKATGHPVGATGIKQAVECVEQLRGEAGKRQVDGAKIAMTHNVGGTGGTAVCHIFSNEKRRK, from the coding sequence ATGAGAGACGTAGCAATCATAGGTGTAGGATGCACCAAGTTCGGCGAAATGTGGGACCGCTCATTCAGAGACATCTTCGTGGAGGCAGGCGCCCAGGCCATTGAGGACGCCAACCTCTCCGGCGAAGAGATCGAGGCCATGTACGTGGGCAACATGAGCGGCGGCCAGTTCGTCCAGCAGGAGCACATCGGCTCCCTCATCGCAGACTACGCAGGCCTCGCCAGGGACTTCAACATCCCGGCGACCCGTGTAGAGGCGGCATGCGCTTCCGGCGGCTTAGCTCTGAGGAACGCTGTCATCGCCGTCGCGTCGGGCTACCACGATGTAGTCGTCGCGGCCGGCGTCGAGAAGATGACCGACGTGGAGACCGGCGTCACCGTAGATGCACTGGCATCTGCGGCAGACAGGGAATGGGAAGGCTTCATGGGCGCCACTTTCCCCGCGCTGTACGCAATGATAGCCAGGCTCCACATGCACAAGTACGGCACCACCAGGAAACAGTTAGCGGAAGTGGCGGTCAAGAACCACAGGAACGCCGTCCACAACCCCAGAGCCCAGTTCAGGAACGAGATCACCGTCGACACCGTCCTCAACGCATCCATGGTCGCAGACCCGTTCACCCTGTTCGACTGCTCTCCGATCACCGACGGTGCAGCCGCAGTCATCGTGGCCCCCGTCGAGATCGCAAAGAAGTACACCGACAGCCCGATCTACGTGCTGGGCGCCGGCCAGGCGACTGACACCATCTCCCTGCACAACAGGAAGGATTTCTGCACCTTCGGCGCCACCGTCGCCGCAGGCAAGAGGGCGTACGAGCAGGCAGGCGTCGGCCCGGAGGACATCGATCTCGTAGAAGTCCACGACTGCTTCACCATCGCTGAGCTGCTGGCCATCGAGGACCTCGGCTTCTTCAAGAAGGGAGAAGGCGGCCCGGCGACGGAGAGAGGCGACACAGCCATCGGCGGCAAGATCGCAGTCAACGCCTCGGGCGGCCTGAAGGCTACTGGACATCCGGTGGGCGCCACTGGTATCAAGCAGGCAGTAGAATGCGTCGAACAGCTCCGCGGCGAAGCAGGCAAGAGACAGGTAGACGGCGCTAAGATCGCCATGACCCACAACGTGGGCGGCACCGGCGGCACGGCAGTCTGCCACATATTCTCGAACGAGAAGAGGAGGAAATAA